tgagacacacacacacagaaagagagagaggcagagacacaggcagagggagaagcaggctccatgtggggagggagcccgatgtgggactcgatcctgggtctccaggaccacgccctgagccaaaggcaggcgctaaaccgctgagccacccagggatcccctaaatcagGATTTTGGCTTTAGAGTCTGTGGATCTACTCACTGAGCTAGACTGGGAATGGGAACTGGgaagaagcaagaagaaagagaggagagaagaggatcCCGGAAGTCAGGGATACCAGAATTCCCAGAAGTACAGAGCAGCATGAACCTGGCTGCTGAGAGGAGGCCCTAGAAAACGGGAAGTGGTAAGCTGTGGGGGAGAGGGGTGATCTCTAGTCAATTTAGTTGGAGGGATGAGAATGCCTTGTTGGCGGCTTGCTGCCTACAATGTGGGAAGGATGAATGGAAGAGGACTAAAACCAAAGTTAGGGAAGTCTTTCTTCCAAGCCATTTGTcctaaaagggaaggaaagagaatgacAGCTAGAGGCAGGCAAGGTCCAAGGGCAGCCACTGCTCTCTCCCAAGCACGAGCCTGGTGACAGTTCTGGCTGGTTCCGCCAGCCGTCCGGCAGAGCTCTAAGGATGCCGGGAAGCCCGTCTTCTGAACGTTAGCGTCCGTTGCCGGCCAACTCCTCGGCCCAGCTTACATCAGAGCCGGGGGATCGGAAGGTGAGGCCTTACTTCCTGAACGCAGCCAGCCGCCCTTAGTCCCTCTTGCCCTGGGTGCGCCCTAGTCCTGCGACGGGCCTGACGGCGGAAGGGTTAACTCGGGCTGCCGCCGAGAGTCGCGTCCTAGAGAGCCGAGGAAGGGGCGAGAGTCCCCGGCTTCCGGTCCCCGGCTTCCGGTGCGGCTCCGGCGCACGCCCGGGGAGGGGACCGCTACCTGTTGAAGTCGGAGGCTGGGACACCGCCTGCGCGCCTTGGTGCGGATCGGGTGCGGGAGCGGAGGACGCAGGGGGCGCCGGGGTGCGGCGGCCGGGAAGGGGGCCGCCTCTCGGCGCGAGGCCCGGGGATGGCCAGAGAGTCGAAGTGCAGCGCCGCCTTGGACGCCCACGCTGCAGAGGAGCGACCAGGGCTCCTGACCGGCGTCCTGACGgtgaaggtggaggaggaggacggCTCCTACCCGGCCGCAGCGGCGGGCgcgccctgcagccctgcccccgGCACCGAACGCTCCCGCCGGCGCTTCCGGAGCTTCCGCTACCCCGAAGCCGAGGGGCCCCGCGAGGCCCTGACCCGGCTCCGGGAGCTGTGCCGACGCTGGCTGCGCCCCGAGACCCGCAGCAAGGAGCAGatcctggagctgctggtgctggagcagtTCCTGACCATCCTGCCCGAGGAGCTCCAGGCCTGGGTGCGGGAGCAGCACCCGGAGAGCGGGGACGAGGTGGTGGTGCTCCTGGAGTATCTGCAGAGGCAGCTGGACGAGCGGGGGCCGCAGGTAGAGGCAAAAGGCTGAGTATCTGAGAGCCGTGCTCTGTTTCTTCCTGAAGCCCCAAGAGCGGAGTGAGGGCCGTTTCTGTCAGATTGAGAAGGTCTCGGGCTCTTTTTGTATGGTGAACCTCTTTGCCATTCGGGAAGAGTCCACGGACCCCTCCTCATGCTAgtatttttaagaacataaagGATTACAAAAGTACTCGAATATATTGGGATACAGTTAACAGCATGAAACCAATTagtgataaaattatatatgtgcttttttaaagttaatgcACCAAAGAGTAAGACGTAGCGACCCGCCCATAACCGGTACAGTTTCACAGGGTGCTGAATGACCTTGACAGGGTCGGCCTGGCTGTGCCTGCTTAGGCTGATAACATTTTGGTTTGTTGCTGCCATTCATAATCGAAAAGAATTACTGAATTTTGCTTGGACGCTAGTAAAAGTAGAAATACgtttcatttttacattcatAGAACACTTGGAAGGGAGTGGATGAACCACAGGTTAGGAACCTCTGGGTTCACTTTTTACTGCATCTTCCTGCTTCTTGTAGATCATTTTCTATGTGCATTATCCTGTATTTTTGTGTGATCCTTTCGCGGGACACATACCAGATAACTGGTGACCAGGAGACCAAGCTTCTTCAATTGGCACTATTGTTCTCGAGCCCTATAACAGTGAAAAGTCATTTCAAGTCCCTTTCAGGTTTTGCATCTTGTACAAAGGACGTGGAAATTCTAAGCTGCACATAAGCTAATGATAATGAACTAATTACAAGTGTCCGGAAAGGAACTTGCATTTAATAAGGACAGACCACATACCAGGCTCTGTGTTAGGTGATTTCACATACTGTCATCTAAGTTGCCGGTCCTTCAGGCCTTGTGAGCTAGAAATTATTGTCTTcacttttcagtgaaaaaaaaaaaaaaaattcaagtagtCGGAAACTTAACACTAATTTCCAAAGAGCACAATGTGTATAACGAGGGAGCACCCAGTAGTGGTTAAGAGCTTGGGCTCTGGGGTCCTGCCTGTGCCCCCATCCTAGCACCTTCACGTATTAGtggggtgaccttgggcaacctGTTTCAACCCCGGGCCTCTACAGGGTTTTATCTCTAAAACTACAGATAATACTAGTACCTAGCTCATAGAGTTGTTGTTTTCTGCATTAAGAGAATTAATCTTCATACAGCTCTTAGAAATAGTGCCTGGAAATAGAAGGTACTAGCAAGCACATAGAAAGCATAATagaagtttttataaataaaaagtgaatgcCTTCCAGATCCCAGGTGGTGTTGAGGGGCAACTACTCTGTTGTAAGGTGGCAGCGTTGACACCAGCTCAGAGGCCACGGAATACCCAGTTGCAGCCAATGAAGGCTTTGCTCAAGCATGAATCTCTGGGATCCCAGGCCTCACCAGACAGAGGTGAGTGTTATCTTCCGGGGACTATGAATTCTAGACTTCACCCAACTTCATTTAAAAGCCAGACCTgttggcatgcctgggtggctcagaggttggcgtctgcctttggctgagggcatgatcccggttcagggatcgagtcccacatccggctccctgcagggagtctgcttgtccctcctgtctgtgtctctgtccctttctctgtgtctctcaggaataaaaaaataaaatcttaaaaaaaaaatagccaggcCTGTTGACAGGTTCTTTATATGCCCATCAGAGACCTACTTTACTTTGAGACTGAGATGACAGGGAAAGTTCGGTAAGTAAACAAGACTCCATTAAATTGGTGACTGGAATGACTCGATTAACACTGGTGTTTGGGAAGAATTGACTTCTTAATATCACAGTGATCTCCATTCATTGAACGTGAATTTATGGAGATGACCTATGGTGGTAGCTAGTGTTCTGGCCCTAGGGTTACAGTTGTCAGTAGACAGATTTCTTGCTCCACTGGAGCTTACACTCTAATAGGAAGGATGGCAAATAAAGTAATGATAATTTTAGTTAttggtaagtgctatgaagacCATAAGGCAAGAAATGTAAAGCCAGCCATAATATCCCAGACAGTGTAGGACTCTGCAAGTCAAAGAGTATAAGTCTCCTATATCCTTGGTGTGTAACTAGGACAGGGTGAAATCACTCCATGGGAAAGCACTGGGTGCCCCTCTGCTGTACACATTTGGGCCTGTTCCCAAGACACGCAGCCCTGGGACACACCAGCCAACAGGCAGTCTTTATTTTTCCACAGAGGTTCTGACCTGAACTACCCCTTGCAAAGTTTTCTGCCCCTTGCAAAGTTCAGCTCTTCCAGGAAAACTGGAAGTTACCCACCTCCTTATAGaagacttcattttcttctttctgggccTAGCCTCGTCTGACtcttcttagttttttaaaactaaagcAGAAACACACTAAGAGCTACTAAAGAGTTATTTTAAATCAAGAATCTTCTTATCCGTTCTCTCAGCGAAATTCAAGACTAAAGATCTTCAAATGGAAAGCTTGGTTGTCTTTCTATGTTGCTTTCCTGTCaccgtccctccctcccccctcccgagGACCCTGCCTGCTGAGGTTGCGGGTTGCATGTGTGCAGGGGCTCATCACTCCTCTTCAGGCCCTAGTATGGGAGCCGGTAGGGACCAGGCATTCAGGAAAGGAGCGCATTCTGTAGGAGCCTGCTGACAGGAATTTACAGGCCCCGTTTTTGCACTTGGAATCTACAGGTCAGGGAGGCTGGGTACCAGGGTCCATCTCATCCAGAGCGTCTTTCCTTCTTAGTTCTCCAGGTTCCTGGGCTTGGCCCAGGAGGGCGTGGCAGAGGAGACACAGTGGTGGCTGCCAGGctgcccccagagccccaggtGAGCTGGAGCCCCCTCCCTAGCAGCCCTCCTGCCCGTGGGATTCCCGGTAGGTCCCtttctccccactcctcctcccccctcatcCTCTGTCCCTGTGGACTTGGAGTTTTTTCATCTATCCCAAGGCTGTTCACTGTCCTCTGCCTTTATTTTGGCGCCCACTTACAAGAATTTTCCTGTTTTACTCCTAGAGCAGGGTGCTGTGTGATTCCCCAGTCTTACCCCATCTGTTTGGTCAGCTCCCATTATCAGTGGGATGTTCTTCCTCCACTGGGCAATTTAGCAAATACAAACAACGTTTTGTTGTGATGGCgatttagctttgttttttagattcatcAATTGTGCTGTTAGAGCTATAAGCACAGGACTTCTGCCCTCTAGGGACTGAAACTTGAAGGATAGATGAGGCATGTTCTTTTAGGCTAAGCTAGAATACTAAAATCTGAATGCTCTTTACTTAACCTGGACTTTAATACCTTACCCGGTCTTTCACGTCCTCTTCAGCATTTGAGGCCCTATAATGTTTTCCCTGGTTTTCTTCACTTCAGACTGAGATctccttgtattttaaaaaatcgcTACTATAAATAAGCCCCCGCTACCACTCTGCCAAAGCACAgcacaaatattttgaaagctttGTGTATGCTTCCGCTCCTTTCACTGTCCTGGTCCTTGTGTTCCAAACCCTTTTACATTCTGAATTATTTAGATGCAAATACGAAAGTATTTTTCCTAATGTgtgtgatatttcttttcttcatggttacatatatgtgtacatatttacAAAGACGTTCTCAAAGACCGGGTGAAGGAGGCATAGTGGGCCACACTTGATCTTTTTGAAGAGAGCCCCTTTAGAAGGGATGTTCACTGCCTGTGCCCAGCTCTGGGTGTGACTTTGGAGAAGAAGAACTAGGTGGGATCATGTCCTGTTTCAGGGCTTGCTGAAAACTGAAGATATGGCCCTGGCTTTCTCCTCTGTGTGGACACAGCTGGATTCATCTCGGGGCAGCTTCCACAGAGATGAGAGGCAGGAGAACTGTGGCGGCCCTGACTCCCCTGGGTAAGACTGTTGGGGGCTGGTTTCCTAGGGCTTCTTGGCATCCTTTGTCGGTTCAAACCTCCTGGGCTGTGAGAAGCTGTTGGAACTGTGTTTGCATTCAGAGCCACCATTTCTGAACCCCAGCTGCTAAGCACATGTGTGACTGGCCCTTTCACCCTCACCCTCGTGACCTTGCTTCTCATGTGCTGCCGGTTAAGTGGGATGCAGCAGATGCAACTCCCAGCACGGGCCCGGCTCACAGGAGGTGTACGGGGAGTGTTCACCCCTCCCTGCTGCTGGCCTCAACAGAGGCCAGCTGGGTCCTCCTCAGGAAATGGGCCCTGGGACCACAGAGCGTGAGAGCGACAGGTGACTTGGAACCGACGGCAGAACTAACCTGGAGATCGGGGCACAGGACACACAGGGTGACAACCTACTACCTCGTCTGAGCTGCCACAGCCCCATGACAGTTTGGCAGGAGCTCCAGCTCAGATCTTTCCTCACCCAAGCCAGTTCTGCTGGAGAGCTGCCCTTGTCTGGGAGCAGAATCCCTGCTGGTATTCCTTGTGAGGGATCAGTGTCTAAGTTCCTGCTTGCGCCACTTCTTACAGAAACGTCTCACAAGTTGGACGTCTCACAAGCTACCCTTGCCTGCTTACTGCTGTCTTCTGCCCCGCCCTCCCAGCATCAGCCCCAGTGCAGGGTCTGCCTTTGTCCTTGGGACTGAGAGCCTGTGCATGTGTCCCCAGCGCCCagtcctccccaccttcctccactCCCGGGGTGAACCCTGCTTCTGACGTCCCCATGCCTATGCTCAggtctccttcctccccagcacCCGTCGTCTTCATCCCAGCACCTGGAAGTCTGTGGCAGGGCATAACTGAATTGTCTGGCCACTTGTTATTTCAGGTGAGGACACACTGGCTGAGATCACGGACCTGCCCCCAGGGGAGGAACGTCCAGGACGAGAGCCTGGGGAAATACCCTGCCCCCTGGGTGAAGACGTCTCCCGCATTCCTGCCTGGGCAGAGCTGGTGAACAGGAGGGCCGGTTAccaagaaagcagaaaaatgccACAGGAAATAGGCGGCACTATTGCCATGAATGTGGAAAGAGTTTTGCTCAGAGTTCAGGCCTGACTAAACATAGGAGAatccacactggggagaaacccTACGAATGTGAAGACTGTGGCAAGACCTTCATTGGGAGCTCTGCCCTGGTCATCCATCAGAGGGTCCACACCGGGGAGAAACCGTATGAGTGTGAGGAATGTGGCAAGGTCTTTAGTCACAGCTCAAACCTTATCAAACACCAGAGAACCCACACTGGGGAAAAGCCCTATGAGTGTGAGGACTGTGGCAAGACGTTCAGCCAGAGCTGCAGCCTCCTTGAACATCACAAAATCCACACAGGGGAGAAGCCATACCAGTGTAGCCTGTGTGGCAAGGCTTTTAGGCGGAACTCACACCTCCTGAGACACCGGAGGATCCATGCTGACAAAAACGTGCAGGATCCTGAGCGTGGAGAGACCTGGGAGTatcaggggaggggggaaggccaGTGGGAAAATAACAGGGCTCCCGTGTCTTATAAGTGTACCGAGTGTGAGAGAAGTTTCACTCAGAATAGAAGCCTTCTCGAACACCACAAAATCCACACTGGTGAGAAACCCTTTCAGTGTGACACGTGTGGAAAAGGCTTCACACGAACTTCTTACCTTGTTCAACATCAGAGAAGCCACGTTGGGAAAAAAGTTCCATCACAGTGACCCACGTCGTACATGTGAGAGCTGGTGCTCATTGCTCATTGGCCTGAAGCCACTGGGAACCCTTTCTGACCACAGAAACTGGGCTGGGACTTTGTTTACCACGTTCCATCATCTTATGTCAGAAGACAGAGTCTGGCTGAGATGTATGGTCTTCTGCATTCTagaaggtgggtggggagcagCTTGTTTGATAGGAGGCTACGGGAGAGTTGTCTGGAAGGGGTAGGACCTGAAATGTTTATTCTTACCTACTGGACTGAAATGGGCTTCCAGACTGGCTAACCACCTCCAGCTGGCACCTTATGATGTCTCCGGGGCAGAAGGCTCTGTTGGGAGCTTCTGCTCTCACCGTTTTGCTTATAAAGAATCCTCCATCAGTCGGTCAGATCCATGACATCGTCTACTCCCCATTGTGCCTGGAACACAGGTGctcataaaaatacattaaatataccAGTGAGGTGACCTCCACAGCTCTCCGAATGCAATGTGGTTTCAGATTTCTAAGGCCTTTCTAACTAAGGCCACTTGGTCTGTGTCTAATTCTCTGAGTTTCTAGATTTTGGGTCAGTTGTGTGTTTATTGCTATGTACATAGGATTGTCAGAGTTGAAGTTGGGGGAAATCCATATTTTTTCACCACCATAGTACTTGTAGAAGAATGCTGTAAGCAGCTGATCATTCAGACATGGTAAGACTACTCCATTCATAGAACTCCATTTTTCAATGTTAATTACGTTTGCTCACATTAATTTTGCTAGTTTTTAGGGGGAAACCTTTCACATTCAGGTAAATAAAAAGTGAATCAAGTTAGATCAAAGTGATTATGGATTTTGATAAAAATTCTGTGATGTTGAACAGCTTGTGTCTCACCTTTTAGTTATCTTGGGCCTAACAGATTGCTAAGATCCTATTTGTATCCCTTTTTCCCAATTTAGAGCCAACTTGAATCACAGCTTATGCTAGCTAAACAAGTTTCGTCCAGGTCAGAGGATTCACACTATATGTGTATAGCAAGTTTCCTATTTTCCTCTCTTCGTTTGGGATAGGAAGATTAGGTCAGAGGCAGCCAATGAGGATGGGAGTCCAAGTCTGAGCTGTAGGAGAAAATGTGTATCTATTCCGAATTACATTGGAATCCTACTCTACAATATCCAAAGTATTAACATGTGAAGCCACAGTAAGAATTTTGTGATACTTCTTCTTTTCACCCAAATCACCTACTGTGTTCTTCAAAGACTGACAGCTTCCTGGTATCACCAGCTTACAGCTTTACCAGGCTGTGCCAAGAATGGATTCCATTTCTCCTGGATCTCAGGACCAGAGATCAGGACAATGTTTTATTCAGTTATCGGCATAGTGTTCTCTGTGCTCTCAAGTACCCTTTCTGGGTTCCTACTCTGAAGCACCACAGGCTGACTAGAGACTTTGCAGACTGTGGGGCTCTCCCTCTATCACTTTCCTGTAGTCTTTCATTGCCTTAATTTCCCCTCATTGCAGTCtaatttaaaacttctttagCTTTCCAAAATTCTATAGACTTTCTCCATTTAATCTTTTctggcttttaaattttccttaagtTTTTTACTTCCACAAAGCTagcaatttccttttctctatttttcctaaatattggCTAATAGCCTTGATCTTAAACACTGTTCATTCACTCTTTATGTCAAGGAGAGAAATATATGTGAAAGCTTTTTATAAACTAGAAAGCATTACACTCAATATAATTTACTGAGATTAACAAGGGACCCTATGCCTCCTTCACTCTTTCTGCTCCCTCTCAGCCTTAAAAacttctctgtaaaaaaaaaaaaaaaaaaaaaaaaaaaaaaaaaaaaaaaaaaaaacttctctgtagaggaagaaatgaaaaataattccaaatgccTATTCTgtctgaaaatgaaagataaagcatatacatacatacatacatacatacatacttggGCTTAGGGTTTCAGCATACTAAAGTT
The Vulpes lagopus strain Blue_001 chromosome 10, ASM1834538v1, whole genome shotgun sequence genome window above contains:
- the LOC121500123 gene encoding LOW QUALITY PROTEIN: zinc finger protein with KRAB and SCAN domains 4-like (The sequence of the model RefSeq protein was modified relative to this genomic sequence to represent the inferred CDS: inserted 1 base in 1 codon) codes for the protein MARESKCSAALDAHAAEERPGLLTGVLTVKVEEEDGSYPAAAAGAPCSPAPGTERSRRRFRSFRYPEAEGPREALTRLRELCRRWLRPETRSKEQILELLVLEQFLTILPEELQAWVREQHPESGDEVVVLLEYLQRQLDERGPQIPGGVEGQLLCCKVAALTPAQRPRNTQLQPMKALLKHESLGSQASPDRVLQVPGLGPGGRGRGDTVVAARLPPEPQGLLKTEDMALAFSSVWTQLDSSRGSFHRDERQENCGALVISGEDTLAEITDLPPGEERPGREPGEIPCPLGEDVSRIPAWAEXGEQEGRLPRKQKNATGNRRHYCHECGKSFAQSSGLTKHRRIHTGEKPYECEDCGKTFIGSSALVIHQRVHTGEKPYECEECGKVFSHSSNLIKHQRTHTGEKPYECEDCGKTFSQSCSLLEHHKIHTGEKPYQCSLCGKAFRRNSHLLRHRRIHADKNVQDPERGETWEYQGRGEGQWENNRAPVSYKCTECERSFTQNRSLLEHHKIHTGEKPFQCDTCGKGFTRTSYLVQHQRSHVGKKVPSQ